One genomic region from Quercus robur chromosome 4, dhQueRobu3.1, whole genome shotgun sequence encodes:
- the LOC126721265 gene encoding uncharacterized protein LOC126721265 gives MNHISEWSTAQKEAVSFNSKAMNAIFNVVSMEEFKRISNVEIAHTAWNILQTVHEGTKAVKINKLRARNRNNVDTRNVKKNETAKNNNGEKPKEKVGQSSNNSLGQQCYGCQDYGHMKSECPTFLRSLGKAMAVTLSDDEVSDHESKSNQEENFMAFTATAVVSEIETADENLSDGELSKNADLQEAYKKLCKIATKDAMNVELSLKKINTLELEKKILLLKLFNANKLLNSVKIENVSLLEKVRSLELELSVAREQIDRTSTSKLDEMLHVQKSVFDKTSLGFVDNGSSTVVNPPKFVLATSSSYVCQTSTNVKVHKVVAPVSRKTRVDLSESEPKKSNQSRNKKNHKPQWFCHFCGKVGHTRPNCFKLQALKKSPE, from the exons atgaatcACATTAGTGAATGGTCTACTGCACAAAAGGAAGCAGTAAGCTTTAACAGTAAAGCTATGAATGCGATATTCAATGTTGTTTCCATGGAAGAGTTTAAGAGAATCTCAAATGTGGAGATTGCTCACACTGCATGGAACATCTTgcaaactgtgcatgaaggcactaAGGCAGTAAAGATTAATAAACT GAGGGCAAGAAACAGAAACAATGTTGATACTAGGAAtgtgaagaagaatgaaacTGCTAAGAACAATAATGgtgaaaaaccaaaagaaaaagtaggtcaatcttcaaataattcttTAGGACAACAATGTTATGGTTGTCAGGATTATGGTcatatgaaatctgaatgtccaaccttCTTGAGGTCACtaggtaaggctatggctgttaCTTTGAGTGATGATGAAGTGTCTGATCATGAGTCTAAAAGTAATCAAGAAGAAAACTTCAtggctttcactgctactgctgtagtaaGTGAAATTGAGACTGCCGATGAGAATCTTTCTGATGGAGAACTTTCTAAAAATGCAGATTTGCAGGAAGCTTATAAAAAGCTTTGCAAGATAGCAACTAAAGATGCTATGAATGTAGAATTAAGTTTGAAAAAGATAAACACTCTtgaattggaaaagaaaattttgctgTTGAAATTGTTTAATGCTAATAAACTCCTAAACTCTGTTAAAATTGAGAATGTGTCTTTGCTTGAAAAAGTTAGGAGTTTAGAATTagaattatctgttgctagagaacaaataGATAGAACTTCTACCTCTAAACTAGATGAGATGTTACATGTTCAAAAGTCTGTTTTTGATAAGACTAGTCTAGGGTTTGTTGATAATGGATCTTCTACCGTTGTGAATCCTCCTAAGTTTGTACTTGCTACATCATCTTCTTATGTTTGTCAAACTTCTACTAATGTTAAGGTTCATAAGGTAGTTGCTCCTGTTTCTAGAAAAACTAGAGTAGACCTCAGTGAGTCTGAGCCCAAAAAGTCTAATCAATCtagaaacaagaaaaaccaCAAACCACAGTggttttgtcacttttgtggaaaagTTGGGCATACAAGACCAAATTGCTTTAAGCTGCAAGCTTTAAAGAAATCTCCCGAATAA